TCAGCAGTGGGGATTGGGGATAGCGAATGAGAAGTTCTTCGTCGTAGTTGCCGCGTATTTTTTTTGCCGGCACGCGTACAAGGATGGTATCGGCAATATCAGTGACCAAAGAAGCCGGTCCGTCAAAGGTGACGGTGGAAGGGCGCAGATTAATGAAACTGGATACCACAAACCGAGGTAAGAGATCCAAATTGGCGCTGTCGGCCCTTAATACCGTCGTTTTTACCATTCGTTCTTCAAAATCCAGACTGTTGATATCGAGCATTACGTTGGTCATTCGAACATCCTTTACCTGCTCGTGCATCAGGGTTGTCAATAGCGCAGAGTTGAGGCTGCGGGTAACAAGGGGATTGGTAATTGGGTACTGTACGGGAGAAACTGTAAAGGAAAGGGATTTTCGGAGCAGTGTCCAGCCGTTTCCGTTCAGCGTTGCCGTTACACTTTTGGGAAGCGGAGTGATGGGAATATAGAGAGAATCGTTATAGGTCAAATGAATGGGGTACTGCACCTGAAGGGTGTAGCCTTCCTTATTGAGCTCATTAAAAAGCCAGATGATCGTAGCCGCAACCATACTTAAGAGGAGGATGCGGCTACGGGAAGGTTGGGAAGAAAGCGGTAGTTGCGCCACGTTCAATCAATGTGTTTTTGTCAGTAGGCCGGGGATGATGAATAAAGATTCGTCTCTGTATGCTACACACCTGACCTGCTGATTCTTAGGATGCACTCGTACCTGCCAAACGAGAAACGGACGATTTCTCAAATTTCATTTTTGTGCCTTTGCTGCTGTCTACCTCAAGCGTAACGGTGGTTTCATAGACCGATACTACGGTGCCGTGCAAGCCGCCGATGGTGATTACTTCATCCCCTTTTTTAAGTTCTTCCAAAAACTTCTTCTGGTCTTTCTGCTTTTTTTGTTGTGGACGAATCATAAAAAAGTAGAACACGCCGATGATCCCTGCCCAAAGCAGAAGTTGATAGATCATGGAAGATTGGCCTCCGGCCTGTAAAAAAATGCTGTTCAGCATGGGTTTATGGTTATGAGTGAAAGGTTAGTTAGAAATGAATTAAATAGAGCCAGTTGCCGTGGAATCCTTCGCCGCTTCTACATCTGCTTTGAATTGTATATCGGTGGTGGCAGGATTGGTATTGGCAAAAATGGTGACGGTTTTAAACTGTTGTCCCTGTTTACCTTTGCTGTTGAAGCGAACCAAAATGGCCCCTTCTTCGCCCGGGCCGATGGGCTCACGGGGCCATTCCGGAATGGTACAGCCGCAGGAAGCGCTTACGTTGTTGATGATGAGGGGAAAGTCACCCGCATTCTTAAATTTATACGTATGTTCTACCTGTTGCCCTTCTTTGAGCGTACCGAAATCAGTGTTTTTAATGTCTTCTGCAAACTCAAATTTGGGAAGTTTATCGTCCAGACTGCTCGTGGCAGATTTTTCCTGATTGCTTCCACAGGAAAAAAGGGCAATACTCAGTAATGTTAAAAAAATGTATCGCATACTAGGCCGAAATTAAGCAGTTTGTCCTTTGATTTGAGCCATTAGTCGGTCTACATCTTCCAGTAAACGTTCCGCTTTTTCGCGGGCATCGGTGACCACTTTCTGCCCTTCGGCTTTGGCCAGGCTGTCGGGCAGATCTTTACCTTCCAGTAGGTCCGCAATCAGTCCCTGCAATTGTTCACGGTATTTTGAAAGACGGTACGACAGTTTGTCACGCGTAATTTCACCTTTTTCAGGAGCGTACAGCACTCCGATGGCGACACCGGTAGTGACACCGGCCAGAAATGATATCAGTACTCTTGATGAATTGCTCATGTGTTTTGATTTTAATTGTTTTCAGTTCAGTGCTGCCGGTAAAAGCTCGTCTTTCCCCCGGATTTATTTATTATCCAACAATCCCCTTCCGCTTTTGCGGATTTTTCCTTCTTTAATCAGCGTTTTGGAAAGAGTATCTAAGATTCCATTGACAAATTTACCACTTTTTGGCGTACTATATTCTTTAGCGATTTCAATTGCTTCGTTTATTGTCACCTTTACGGGGATTCCGGGGAAGCTCATCATCTCGGAAACGCTCATTTTCA
Above is a window of Runella slithyformis DSM 19594 DNA encoding:
- the yajC gene encoding preprotein translocase subunit YajC, whose amino-acid sequence is MLNSIFLQAGGQSSMIYQLLLWAGIIGVFYFFMIRPQQKKQKDQKKFLEELKKGDEVITIGGLHGTVVSVYETTVTLEVDSSKGTKMKFEKSSVSRLAGTSAS
- a CDS encoding DUF1573 domain-containing protein, with amino-acid sequence MRYIFLTLLSIALFSCGSNQEKSATSSLDDKLPKFEFAEDIKNTDFGTLKEGQQVEHTYKFKNAGDFPLIINNVSASCGCTIPEWPREPIGPGEEGAILVRFNSKGKQGQQFKTVTIFANTNPATTDIQFKADVEAAKDSTATGSI
- a CDS encoding YtxH domain-containing protein, yielding MSNSSRVLISFLAGVTTGVAIGVLYAPEKGEITRDKLSYRLSKYREQLQGLIADLLEGKDLPDSLAKAEGQKVVTDAREKAERLLEDVDRLMAQIKGQTA